The sequence below is a genomic window from Clostridium putrefaciens.
GTACACCTTTTCCCATATCTGTTGGAAGTTGAAATATAGTACCATTTATCATATCTCCTGCCGCCTTATCAAATAAACAGTATTCTCCTCTTCTTGGAGTTATTTGTATCTTATCTTCACTTACCATATTATTTATTTCATCTGCAAAAACTCCAGCTGCATTTATAACAACCTTACTTTCAATGTCACCATTATTAGTTTTTATTATATACCTATCATCTTTTTTAATTATATTTTCAACCTTTGTATTTAGTTTAAATTCTACTCCGTTTTTACAGGCATTCTCTGACAATGCAATAGTAAGTTCATAAGGACAAACTATCCCCCCTGTAGGAGCATAAAGAGCTGCTACAACTTCTTCTGATATACTAGGTTCCATATCTAAAATCTCTTCTTTTGATAATATTTTAAGATTTGGAACTCCATTTAATTCTCCTTGTTTCTTTAAGTCTTCTAGTTTATATGCATTTTCTTTTTCAAAACAAAGTACAAAAGATCCATTTCTCTTAAACGGAAAATCTAACTCATCCCTTAATTTATCAAACATTGCGTTACCTTTTGCATTTAATTTACCCTTCATTGACTCTGGATTTGCATCATAACCTGCATGAATTATAGCACTATTTGCCTTGCTAGTTCCTGAAGATACATCTTCAGCCTTTTCTATAACGCAAGTATTTAATTCATACTTACTAATATCCCTTGCTATAGAAGCCCCTATGACACCTGCTCCAATAATTGTAACATCATACATTTAAAACCCTCCATTCTTTTATAACAAAAAAAGAGAACAAGACTTAAGTATCAACTTAAATCTGGTTCTCTTAAACTCACCAAACTTTTAAATATCTATTATCTTTTTATTAAATTATGTATTAAGTTTATCACATTTTACATTCTAATGCAATGCGTTTCATAATCCTTATAATAACTTTTATATTACCTATATATTATTAAGGTACGTATTATTTAACTTTAAAACTATATTTAGTGTGTTTTTTGTTTATTAAATTATTTCTCCACTAATAGATACTATGACTTCTTTAAAATTAATTTTTTTTTCACATTTTTTCAATGCATTTATTATAATCTCTGTTATATCCATGCAACAAGGTACTTCCATCCTAGCTAAAGTTAATGATTCTATTTGATTAACATTTAAGATCTCTATTATTGTATTTTCATAATTAACTGTATCCAAAGATTTAGGACATAATATAAGAGTCGCTTTATCTTTCATAAAGTCATTATGAAAGTTTCCATAAGCATAGGCAACACAATCTGCAGATATAAGCAGATGTTTCTTCTGTAAAGCTGATGCGAAAGGACTTACAATTTTTAATTTTATAGGCCACTGTGAAATCTTTGATGACATATTTTCGACCCCATTTATATCTTCCACTTGCCCCTTTGTGCTATCTATATTAAATCCTTGAAATACATCAAAATCTACTGGAAATTGCATTCTATTCTTATTTTTACCTGTCTCCATAAAGATCCTCCTGTATATAAATTATTTAAATCCTTTTAGATCATTATAGTTTAAATTTATATTTTAATCTGTACCTCATGTTACAGATTAAAATATAAAATACAAAGAAATATGTAAAGTTTAATTACATATTTCTTTGCTTTAATTTTATTTGTGTTCTATTCTTAAATCTTATTTAATGGATTTAAATAACAACCCTTCCATCCTTAATTACCATATCTACAGTATTCATACCTATATTATAAGGTATAAATTTGTATGAAGGATATTTAAGCATTATAATATCTGCCTTTTTACCAACGTCTAAACTTCCAATCTCATCTGCCCTATCTAAAGCTGCTGCTCCATTTATAGTAAGAGCTGTTATTGACTCTTCTATAGAAAGGTTCATCTGAAGACAAGCAAGTGCAAACATTAATGGTATGGAGTTCGTAAAGCAGCTACCTGGGTTAAGGTCTGTAGCTAATGCTACTGCGCATCCGTTATCTATCATCTCTCTTCCTCTTGCAAAAGATTCTTTTAAACTAAAGGCAGTACATGGAAGTAATGTAGCAACAGTACCTGCTTTAGCCATATCCTTTATTCCTTTATCCGAGGCTTGTAACAAGTGGTCTGCTGATGTAGCACCTAATTCACCTGCAAGCTCTGCCCCTCCTAGTTGTACTATTTCATCTGCATGAAGTTTTATTTTCATACCTAAAGACTTAGCCGATTTTAATATTTCTCTTGACTGCTCTATAGAAAAAACATTCTTTTCACAAAATACGTCACAAAATTTCGCCTTATCTTTAACCTTTGGTAAAACTTCATTTATGATAAACTTTACGTAATCATCTGTTCTACCCTTGTATTCCTTTGGAGTTGCATGAGCGCCTAAAAATGTAGATACTACATCCACAGCATGATCTTTGTTTAGTCTTTCCATCACCTTTAACTGCTTTAACTCTGTATCAATATCAAGTCCATATCCACTTTTCCCTTCTACAGTAGTTATACCAAACTTAATCATAGAATCTAATCTTTCCTGACCTAGGGTATAAAGTTCCTCTTCTGTAGCTTTTCTTGTGCTTTCTACACTATTTATTATGCCCCCGCCTCTTTCCATAATAGACATGTAGCTATCACCTTTTAATCTCCAAGAAAACTCTTCAGCCCTATATCCTCCAAATACAAAATGTGTATGAGAATCAACAAATCCAGGAAGTACAGCTCTTCCTTTTGCTGATATTATTTCATATTCATCTTCATTTATATCCTTTAAAATTTCTTTTGATATTCCTATATCTTTTATGATTCCGTCCTCTATAATTATAGCTCCATCATAAATTACAGCTATATCCTGCATCTCTTTTCCCTTTTTAGCCTCAAATCCGCTACAGGTAACTATTTCAGAAGCATCTTTTATAATAACTTTATTTTTCATATCTTTTACTCCCTTCAAATTCATTATTCCATTAGAGAGTTTTCTAAAACTTGATTTAAGGAAAAGTTCTCTATTCCCATGTAATAAACAGCAGTATCAATTAAGGCTTCCATAGGCAAAAGTCCTATGACTTCACTGCCTACTACATTAACTCCATATCTTTTTGCTTCCATTTTAACCATTTCAAAAGATTTATATAATGATGTCTTAGTATAATCTGTCATATTCATGGATATTTGTGTTATCCCTCTTTCTTTTAATTCAACTCCCATAGCCTTACAAAATCTCAGTCCCCCACCTATAAATCTAACACTTTTTGCAATATTATTTGCTATTTCTAAATTGCCAGTATCTAGGTTAACATTAAAAGCAACTAATGGCATTCTAGCTCCTATAGCTGAAACGCCCGCAGTTTCATGAACATGATTTGGTCCAAAATCAGGTTTCCATTCTTCTTCTTTTAACTTTTCATCCATCTTTTCAAATTGACCCTTTCTAACCTTTGCAAGATTTTCTCTTTCAGGGGTAGATGCAGCCTTTTCATATAAATAAATTGGTAATGAATATTTTTCTGATACTTCTTTAGCTAAAGTCTTTGCAAGCTCTATAGCCTCGTCCATAGTTACATTTTTTATAGGTATAAAAGGTACTACATCTGTAGCTCCCATTCTTGGATGCTGTCCTTTATGCACTCTCATGTCTATAATTTCAATTGCTGTTCCCATAGCCTCTAACACTGCATCTTTTAATGCAATTGGTTCTCCAACAACAGTTACAACTAATCTATTATGATCTTCATCTCTACTATAATCTAATAACTTCACACCTTGTTTACCTCTAAAGTTATCTAAAATCTTTTCAATTTTGGTTAAATCTCTTCCCTCGCTAAAGTTTGGTACACATTCTATTAACCTTTTTTCATTACTCATATCAAATTTCATCCTTTCATAATTAGTACTTACTTAAAGCCTATTAACTATTACTTCCAACCTTTTATATTTTCTTTTTTTATTATTATTTCTTCTTTCGTTAGTTTCACGTCTTCTTTATTTTCAGATTTCAATGTTTCTAACTTTATTTTTTTAAAGGATTCCTCTATAACTTCCATTATAAGATCATCTTTTGGTATAAAAGGTAGGGTTATATGTTCTTCTCCAGACCGCATTTTATTATATTCTATACTTGTGCTTATAGAATTTTCATTTCTAGCCCAGGCACGTCTAGCCACTCCTCCCATTACATCCCACGGCATAGCGCTTTTTATTATATTATCGATCCTAGTACTACCATCTAAAACTAATCCAAAGCCTCCATTAATTGACTTTCCAATTCCAACTCCCCCACCATTATGAAGGGCTACAAGACTCATCCCTCTAGCAGCATTCCCAGCATAAGATTGAATAGCCATATCTGCCATTATGTTACTTCCATCTTTTATATTAGATGTCTCTCTAAATGGTGAATCTGTTCCACTTACATCATGATGATCCCTTCCTAGCATTATAGGGCCAACTTCTCCCTTTCTAACCATCTCATTAAACTTTAATGCAATGTTAGTCCTTCCCATGGCATCTTGATATAATATTCTAGCTTCTGTTCCAACTACAAGCTGATTCTTTTCTGCATCTTTTATCCACATATAATTATCTCTATCTTGGGCTCTTCTATTTGGATCAATACAATCCATGGCAGCCTTATCAGTTTTTATAAGGTCTTTGTGATCACCACTTAAACATACCCATCTAAATGGTCCATATCCATAGTCAAATAATTCAGGTCCCATTATATCTTCTACGTAAGATGGAAATATAAATCCATCCTTTTCATCTACACCATTTTTAACTATTTCCTTAACCCCTGCATCATAAATAGCTTTCATAAAGGAATTACCGTAGTCAAAGAAATATGTTCCTCTATCCACTAAAATCTTTATAAATTCAAAATGTCTTCTAAGACTAGAATCCACTAAAGTATTAAACTTCTTTCTATCTTCTCTTAGTAGTTTTGTTCTTTCATCAAAGCTTACTCCTTGAGGACAATATCCCCCTTCATAAGCCGCATGACAAGAAGTCTGATCTGATAATAATTCTATATGAAAATGATTTTCTACAGCATACTGTAATAAGTCTACTATATTTCCATGATAAGCAATGGATATAGGCTCTTTTTTATCCATATATTCTTTAGCTACATCAAATACGTCCTTCAAATCTGAAGATACCCTGCTTACCCATCCTTGTTTAAACCTAGTTTGTATTCTAGAATAATCCACCTCTGCAATTATTCCTACTCCTCCAGATATTTCTATAGCCTTTGGTTGTGCACCACTCATGCCACCAAGTCCTGAAGAAACAAATATATGACCTCTTAAATCTTCATCTTGTCCTACTCCTAGTTTTTGTCTTCCTGCATTTAATATAGTGTTAAATGTTCCATGTACTATTCCTTGAGGTCCTATATACATCCAACCACCAGCAGTCATTTGACCATAATTTGCAACTCCCATTTGCATAGCATAATGCCAGTCTTCGTTATTATCAAACATCCCTACCATTAAAGCATTAGTTATTATAACCCTTGGCGCTTCTGGCTTTGATTTGAAAAGACCTAACGGATGTCCAGACTCTATAACTAAAGTTTGATTTTCTGTCATCTCTTCTAGGTATTTCATTATTAATCTATATTGCATCCAATTTTGACACACTTGTCCTGTCTCACCATAGGTTACAAGTTCATAAGGGTAAAGTGCTATATCCGAATCCAAGTTATTGTCTATCATAACTTGAAAAGCTTTACCTTCTATGCAATTCCCTTTATATTCATTTATAGGTTTACCGTATATTCTTGACTCCGGTCTATATCTATATCCATATATTCTTCCCCGAGTTCTGAGTTCCTCCATAAACTCTTTAGCCAAAGTTTTATGATACTTCTCTGGTATGTATCTTAATGCATTTTTTAAGGCTATCTGTGTTTGATTTTTTGTAAGTGTAAAGCCTCTATCTGGAGCTCGTCTTATACCTTCCTTAAATTCAATGGTCTTTGGAAGTTCATCATCTAATTTTATTGTCATAGCTTCTAAAATATCTACATTACTTATCATAGCAACCAACCCTTCTTAAATATTATAAATATTCTTAAGTATTGAAATATACTCATAATTACATTTTATATGTTAAATTCAGAATAATCCACACATTATTCAAAACTTAATATTTTTTCTTATATAAAAGATATTTTAATGTTTTATAAAAGAATTTAATATAATACATAGAAATTATTAATAAATCAATAAATTTTCAACAATAATTCAAGATCTTTTTTCTATACTACTAAAAATATAGCTCACTTAATAACCCTTATAACTACTTTTATATATATTATTAATAATTTATGACTAAAGTCATCTAAGCTATAAAATAAATATTACTTTAAGCATTTTACAATTGTTACAACTTGTAATAGAATTTATATATATAAACTTTGCAAAGGAGTGAATCTTTATGAAGAAAGGTAACTTTATCTTTGGTATTATATTGATACTTTTAGGATTGTCAGCCTTAATAAATAGAATATTTTTTATAGACATACTCAGTTTTAGAAATCTTTGGCCCCTGCTTCTTTTAATCCCCGGTATACTTTTCGAGGTGAAATACTTTGAAACACGAAAAGATCCAGGAACATTGGTTCCCGGAGGCATACTTACTACTTTAGGAACATTATTTTTAATAGAAAATGTTTCAAGCTTTCATATGAAAAAATATATATGGCCACTTTATCCACTTTCTGTAGCTATTGGCTTATTTCAATTATACTGGTTTGGAAATAGAGAAAAAGGACTTTTAATTCCTATTTTTATACTGACTACAGTTTCCGTTATGTCAATACTAAATCAAGTATTTAATAAGTTGTTTTATTGGATGGACTATAAACTTCTATTCCCAGTTATTTTAATTGGAATTGGACTATATGTACTATTTAACGAAATAAAAAGATAGAGATAAAATCTCTATCTTTTTTCTTTTATAAGCCCTTTTCTATAGGCTAGAAGTAACATCTTTAAGTCTTTAATTTGCTTTTTTAATTCTTCACCTACATCTGTATCTGCTACAGTCTTTCTTTCTACATTTTGTTCTAAAACTACCATAGATGATAAAATATCAGTTTCTTCTATTATGGCATCTTCTGTAGATTTGAAGGGTTCGTGTGAAACTAGCTGAAGTCCAAATGAATTATATATTAATGTGTATCCTGCAATTCCAGTTTTCCTTTGGTATGCTCTTGAGAATCCACCATCTATAACTAACAGCTTTCCATTTGCCTTTATAGGACTTTCTCCATTTTTCTTTTGCACAGGCATATGACCATTTATTATATGAGAATTAACATTATCCATATCAAACTCTTCTAATATTCTATTGCAAGCATTTTCTTCATCTCTATATTTATAATAAGAATTTTTAGGTTCCTTATGAGCTTCCGCGTCCTCTATAAAATATCTTTCGAAGGTAGTCATCTTATCTTTTCCGAATAAAGGAGAAAAAGGGCCCGTCCATAAATACCATATTGTATCTAACCCATACCGCTTAGCTGTTGAATTACTCTTATAAAAGTATGCTTCCCTTGCTAATCTATCAAACTCATCTAAAAGAGCCTTCCCCTTAAATTCCTTATCTTTTAGCATAACCTTAGTAAAGCTTCCATCTTCATTTAGTGGAATACACCCATGAAAAAGTAAGTTAGAGTTATGTTTTAAATATATACTGCCTTTTGCGAAAAGAAATCTTACATGTTTTTGTAGCTTTTCACTATTTATAAAAGAAGACTTTAACTTTTCTACTAAGATATCCTCATCTTCCGTTAGTTTATAGGGATCTTTAGGATCTATAGTTGGAAAGTTGCTATCTGTCAATTTGTAAACCTTGCCATCTATTTCTATGATACCTTCTTCATAGTTTATGTTGTTTAATAATAGTCTGTCTCCCATATTAAACTCAGGCCTTTGTTCTATTATCTTCTTTTCTAATTTAAACTGAATTATAGCTATAGCTTTATGCATTTTTGATAGTAAATTTATTTCATTTAAACTATATCCTGTTTCACAATCAAAACGCGGCTTAAAGTATACACACTCATCATTTCTATAATGCTCTAATGCAAAAGTTGCAAGAGGTAGCATGTTTATTCCATATCCATCCTCTACAGTATCTAAATTTGCATATCTTGCTGAAATTCTAAGAACACTTGCTATACAAACTTCTGATCCAGCTGCTGCTCCCATCCACAGTATATCATGATTTCCCCACTGAATGTCCACTGCATGATAATCGATTAAGGTATCTAATATTATGTGTGCTCCAGGACCCCTATCAAATATATCACCTACAATATGAAGTCTATCTATAACTAGTCTTTGAATTAATTTTGATAGAGCTATAATAAACTCCTTTGCCCTATCAAGACATATTATTGTGTTGATTATTTCATTATAATATTCCTGTTTATCTACTCTACCGGGCTCTTCATGAAGTAATTCTTCTATTATATAAGAAAAATCTTTAGGTAGAGCTTTTCGAACTTTAGATCTTGTGTATTTTGATGATGCATATCTACAAATTTCTATAAGTCTATATAAAGTTATCCTATACCAATCATCTATATTTTCCTCTTCTTTTAAGATTATCTCTAATTTCTGTTCTGGATAATATATAAGTGAAGCTAAACTCTTTTTTTCTGATTCTCTTAATGAGTTTCCAAATATGTCATCTATTTTTCTTTTTATAACTCCTGAACCATTTCTTAACACATGCAAAAAGGGTTCATATTCTCCATGAATATCAGTTAAAAAATGTTCTGTTCCCTTTGGAAGATTTAATATTGCTTGTAAATTAATTATTTCAGTACTAGCTTTTGCAATTGTAGGATATTGATTTGCTAAAAGGTTTAAATATCTAAGATCATTTTTAACCTCGTTAGCTGAAGGTTCATACATAAATGCCATTTATACCCCTCCGCCTTAATATTAAAATATATAGTATATTACATATAAGTATTATACTATACTATTTGGTTACATTCTATAACCTTTATACTTATTATTAGTATAAAAAAATACTTCTTTTAAGAAGTATTCCTTTAAAATCATATTTTTTGTTTAGTTATTTGGTTTTACTACTCTTATATGCTGTTTTTCAACCCCTATATGAATCTCATTATTATTTAATATCTCTCCATCCATATTAATAGGAAAACTTTCTTTACCTTTAATAAGTATGCTTTCACATTTCAAAAATTCTACCTCTTCTATGTCTCCATGTCTACCTATTATTAGCTTTGGAAATAATCTAAATACTCGCCACATACTCATATTATTAACAATACATATATCTAAAAGCCCATCGGTAACTTTTGCATCTGGTGCGACTTTCATTCCTCCACCATAGTACTTTCCATTAGCTATAGCAATTAAAAGAATCTTTCTTTTAATAGTAACTCCATCTATAATTATATCCACATCTATCCCTTTAAATTTATACATAGTTAGAAATATACTAAAAAGATAAGCTAACTTTCCACTTACAAAAGGCTTTCGCTTTAAGTATCTTGCATTTTGTGTGACAGCAGCATCAAACCCTACGGAAGATATATTAATAAAATACTTCTTGTTAATTTTTCCGAGATCTATAAATTCTTCCGTGCCTTCAATGGTTCTTCTAAGTATATCTTTATTATTCCCACCTTCCATAATGCTTTTTATGAAATCATTTCCTGTTCCAGCTGGAATAACTGCAAGACTACTATTGCTACCTATAATACCATTTAAAACCTCATTTAATGTTCCATCTCCACCTATAGAATATACTCTATAATCATTTCTATCCACATATTCTCTCACTAAACTCGTGGCATGTCCTTCCCTTTCAGTTGTTTCTATAAAATAATCTTCCTTATCTTTAAAATACTCTTTTATTTCTTTGATAAAGGTAACAGCTTTTCCCTTACCAGCCTTAGGATTTATTATGAATAAATGTTTCATCGATTTTCCCCTTTAAGTTAAGTTTAGAATCTTCATTATAATATATAATATTATGTTAGGTCTATTGTAATATAAATTATAGTATATAAGAAGGACTTTTAAAAAAGCTTCTCAATATAATATTGAGAAGCTTTAAACTATAATCCTAATTTCAAATATAAGAGTATATAATTTTATAATTTGTTTTACCATAAAAGTCTATCTTTCTACAACTTTATGGTATTATCAGCCTTATTCATGGTCTCTACAATTGTATACATATTGGATATATCTCCTATAAGCAAATGATCTTTTAGATTATAAAAATCAAGGCATGTACCACAACTAGTTATATTTACGCCCTTACTTTTTAGTTCATCTAAACTATCTATAACGCTAGAATCTTTTGTAGTAAGTTTAACTCCAGAATTTAAGAATATAATATCTGATGGCATATCATCACTTTCAGACAAAGCATACATATAGCTTTTCATGAGGTTTGCACCTAAAACTTCATCTCCTTCTCCAAGTTTATCCGTACCTACAACTATTACTAACCTTTTATGAAACTCCATGATTTCACAATTACACTCTTCTTTAGTTATACTTATACTAAATAACCCTTCTGAATCTATTACCTCATATTTATATCCATTACTTTGTGCAAATTTACATATATTGTTTTTTGCAACTTCGTTATCTACTATTATTAAAGCTTTGCCTTCCTTTATAGAATCAAAATATCTTTTAGTATTTATAACAGGCTGTGGACATTTAAGCCCTTTACAATCAATTGTATGTATCACATTAATTCACCTCTTATTTTAATAGTTTAAAACATAGCTTTATTATAACATCAATAATGAAATTACCTTATTTGTTTTTTAAATACCTTAAAGTAATACTATTTGTTTTTTAAATACCCTTATTTAAACCTGTTTGATAATATAATAAACCATATTAATATTGTTTGTTTAACATTTACTAAATTAGTTTATTAAATATCTTTCCTTTTCCTTCACTTTATTTAAATTGTATCCTATAATTATATAGTTAGATACTTAATACTACATTACTATAATCCCAATATTATAATAAAAAGGATGGTTGATATGTTAAATATGAAAACACCAATGTCTCATAGTAAAGGTAGTGTACATAGAGGATTACTATTCTTTATTACATTATTTAGTATCACTTTTAAGTGTATTCTTTTTCTATCATTTATTAATAACAAAAATACATATAGTTTTAATTTAGCCTTAGGATTTAAATCTTCAATTTATTTTTTAAATTATTATTTAGCTTTTATACTACTTTTCATGTCTTTTTACTTTTTGTTTAAAAATAAAGGCCATATAAAATATCTTATATCTATAAATAGCTTTTTAACCCTATTTATATTAATGGATCTTTGGTATTTTAGAGGTTTTAATACGGTTCCATCACTTACCATAGTAAAACAGACTGCTAATTTAGATAATCTTTCTGGTAGTATCTTTTCTATGTTAAGCAAATATGACCTATTATTTATAGTAGATTTAGTTGTTTTAAGTTTATGGTCTTTAAAACATAAAGATATTTGTATAGGTGGAAGACGTCACCTAGGGCTTTTCTTTGGAACAATTATTATTACTGTTAGTTTTATATTTTATGTACCTTTTTCTACAGAGATATTAAAAAAGGATAATGATAAGAGCTATCTTTTTTCAATGTACGATGCCACTGACACTACTAGATATTTTTCTCCTATAGGATATCATATATTCAATGCTTATTCTGTATGGCAAAATTCAAAAACCTTAGAGCTTACTAGTGAGGATACAGCAGAAATAGATAAGTGGTACAAAGATAAATTTGAAGACATTCCAGATAACCAATACCAAGGACTTTTTAAAGATAAAAACTTAGTTTTAATTCAAGTTGAGTCTTTAGAAGACTTTGTTATAAACGAAAAGGTAGAAGGTAAAGAAATAACACCAAATTTAAATAAACTATTAAGTAATAGCATCTACTTTCCTAATATAAACGAGCAGGTTAATGAGGGTACAAGCTCTGATTCTGACTTAATGACGAATACATCTATTTATCCATTAAGGCAAGGTAGTACTTTTTTTAATTATCCTAATAATACTTATAACTCCTTACCATTACTTTTAGAAGAAATGGGTTATGAAACTTTAGCTATTCACCCTGACAAGGGAGCATTTTGGAATTGGATGGAAGGCCTTAAAGGCGTAGGTTTTAAAAAGTGTGTAGATTCCCATGACTTTGAAATAGATGAAGTTATCGGTCTTGGTCTTAGTGATGCTTCTTATTTCAGACAAATAGTTCCTATTCTTAAAAGTCAAAAGCAACCTTTTTATAGCTTTATGGTTACAT
It includes:
- a CDS encoding urocanate hydratase, whose protein sequence is MISNVDILEAMTIKLDDELPKTIEFKEGIRRAPDRGFTLTKNQTQIALKNALRYIPEKYHKTLAKEFMEELRTRGRIYGYRYRPESRIYGKPINEYKGNCIEGKAFQVMIDNNLDSDIALYPYELVTYGETGQVCQNWMQYRLIMKYLEEMTENQTLVIESGHPLGLFKSKPEAPRVIITNALMVGMFDNNEDWHYAMQMGVANYGQMTAGGWMYIGPQGIVHGTFNTILNAGRQKLGVGQDEDLRGHIFVSSGLGGMSGAQPKAIEISGGVGIIAEVDYSRIQTRFKQGWVSRVSSDLKDVFDVAKEYMDKKEPISIAYHGNIVDLLQYAVENHFHIELLSDQTSCHAAYEGGYCPQGVSFDERTKLLREDRKKFNTLVDSSLRRHFEFIKILVDRGTYFFDYGNSFMKAIYDAGVKEIVKNGVDEKDGFIFPSYVEDIMGPELFDYGYGPFRWVCLSGDHKDLIKTDKAAMDCIDPNRRAQDRDNYMWIKDAEKNQLVVGTEARILYQDAMGRTNIALKFNEMVRKGEVGPIMLGRDHHDVSGTDSPFRETSNIKDGSNIMADMAIQSYAGNAARGMSLVALHNGGGVGIGKSINGGFGLVLDGSTRIDNIIKSAMPWDVMGGVARRAWARNENSISTSIEYNKMRSGEEHITLPFIPKDDLIMEVIEESFKKIKLETLKSENKEDVKLTKEEIIIKKENIKGWK
- the yedF gene encoding sulfurtransferase-like selenium metabolism protein YedF — translated: MIHTIDCKGLKCPQPVINTKRYFDSIKEGKALIIVDNEVAKNNICKFAQSNGYKYEVIDSEGLFSISITKEECNCEIMEFHKRLVIVVGTDKLGEGDEVLGANLMKSYMYALSESDDMPSDIIFLNSGVKLTTKDSSVIDSLDELKSKGVNITSCGTCLDFYNLKDHLLIGDISNMYTIVETMNKADNTIKL
- the ftcD gene encoding glutamate formimidoyltransferase, with translation MSNEKRLIECVPNFSEGRDLTKIEKILDNFRGKQGVKLLDYSRDEDHNRLVVTVVGEPIALKDAVLEAMGTAIEIIDMRVHKGQHPRMGATDVVPFIPIKNVTMDEAIELAKTLAKEVSEKYSLPIYLYEKAASTPERENLAKVRKGQFEKMDEKLKEEEWKPDFGPNHVHETAGVSAIGARMPLVAFNVNLDTGNLEIANNIAKSVRFIGGGLRFCKAMGVELKERGITQISMNMTDYTKTSLYKSFEMVKMEAKRYGVNVVGSEVIGLLPMEALIDTAVYYMGIENFSLNQVLENSLME
- a CDS encoding fructose-1,6-bisphosphatase — encoded protein: MAFMYEPSANEVKNDLRYLNLLANQYPTIAKASTEIINLQAILNLPKGTEHFLTDIHGEYEPFLHVLRNGSGVIKRKIDDIFGNSLRESEKKSLASLIYYPEQKLEIILKEEENIDDWYRITLYRLIEICRYASSKYTRSKVRKALPKDFSYIIEELLHEEPGRVDKQEYYNEIINTIICLDRAKEFIIALSKLIQRLVIDRLHIVGDIFDRGPGAHIILDTLIDYHAVDIQWGNHDILWMGAAAGSEVCIASVLRISARYANLDTVEDGYGINMLPLATFALEHYRNDECVYFKPRFDCETGYSLNEINLLSKMHKAIAIIQFKLEKKIIEQRPEFNMGDRLLLNNINYEEGIIEIDGKVYKLTDSNFPTIDPKDPYKLTEDEDILVEKLKSSFINSEKLQKHVRFLFAKGSIYLKHNSNLLFHGCIPLNEDGSFTKVMLKDKEFKGKALLDEFDRLAREAYFYKSNSTAKRYGLDTIWYLWTGPFSPLFGKDKMTTFERYFIEDAEAHKEPKNSYYKYRDEENACNRILEEFDMDNVNSHIINGHMPVQKKNGESPIKANGKLLVIDGGFSRAYQRKTGIAGYTLIYNSFGLQLVSHEPFKSTEDAIIEETDILSSMVVLEQNVERKTVADTDVGEELKKQIKDLKMLLLAYRKGLIKEKR
- a CDS encoding NAD(P)/FAD-dependent oxidoreductase, which gives rise to MYDVTIIGAGVIGASIARDISKYELNTCVIEKAEDVSSGTSKANSAIIHAGYDANPESMKGKLNAKGNAMFDKLRDELDFPFKRNGSFVLCFEKENAYKLEDLKKQGELNGVPNLKILSKEEILDMEPSISEEVVAALYAPTGGIVCPYELTIALSENACKNGVEFKLNTKVENIIKKDDRYIIKTNNGDIESKVVINAAGVFADEINNMVSEDKIQITPRRGEYCLFDKAAGDMINGTIFQLPTDMGKGVLVTPTVDGNLLVGPNAMDIDDKEDFTTSKEGLDDILKRATRSVKNIPMNQIITNFSGLRAHSNLDDFIIGEARDAKNFINAAGIESPGLSSAPAISEVVLNIVIKMLNPSLKSNFDAIRKSIPKFREMSNDERRELIAKDPRYGKIICRCELITEGEILDSIKGPLGATTLDGVKRRTRAGMGRCQGGFCSSRIVDILSKELNVPVTMIKKNKGNSNILVSENKEGI
- a CDS encoding diacylglycerol/lipid kinase family protein — encoded protein: MKHLFIINPKAGKGKAVTFIKEIKEYFKDKEDYFIETTEREGHATSLVREYVDRNDYRVYSIGGDGTLNEVLNGIIGSNSSLAVIPAGTGNDFIKSIMEGGNNKDILRRTIEGTEEFIDLGKINKKYFINISSVGFDAAVTQNARYLKRKPFVSGKLAYLFSIFLTMYKFKGIDVDIIIDGVTIKRKILLIAIANGKYYGGGMKVAPDAKVTDGLLDICIVNNMSMWRVFRLFPKLIIGRHGDIEEVEFLKCESILIKGKESFPINMDGEILNNNEIHIGVEKQHIRVVKPNN
- the hutI gene encoding imidazolonepropionase; this translates as MKNKVIIKDASEIVTCSGFEAKKGKEMQDIAVIYDGAIIIEDGIIKDIGISKEILKDINEDEYEIISAKGRAVLPGFVDSHTHFVFGGYRAEEFSWRLKGDSYMSIMERGGGIINSVESTRKATEEELYTLGQERLDSMIKFGITTVEGKSGYGLDIDTELKQLKVMERLNKDHAVDVVSTFLGAHATPKEYKGRTDDYVKFIINEVLPKVKDKAKFCDVFCEKNVFSIEQSREILKSAKSLGMKIKLHADEIVQLGGAELAGELGATSADHLLQASDKGIKDMAKAGTVATLLPCTAFSLKESFARGREMIDNGCAVALATDLNPGSCFTNSIPLMFALACLQMNLSIEESITALTINGAAALDRADEIGSLDVGKKADIIMLKYPSYKFIPYNIGMNTVDMVIKDGRVVI